A section of the Candidatus Methanoperedens sp. genome encodes:
- a CDS encoding 4Fe-4S dicluster domain-containing protein, producing MKLIIKTVTKPGSTRANKTGAWRSFMPVFDHKLCSKCGICGIYCPEGVVNKLENGYFEPDYEYCKGCGVCANECPKKAIIMVLEGK from the coding sequence ATCAAGACAGTGACAAAACCAGGAAGCACGCGAGCTAATAAGACCGGAGCATGGCGTTCATTTATGCCTGTTTTTGATCATAAGCTGTGCAGTAAATGCGGGATTTGCGGGATCTATTGCCCTGAAGGAGTTGTCAATAAATTGGAAAATGGTTATTTTGAGCCTGATTATGAATATTGTAAAGGATGCGGCGTCTGTGCTAACGAGTGCCCGAAGAAAGCCATCATAATGGTGCTGGAGGGAAAATGA